In the genome of Taurinivorans muris, one region contains:
- a CDS encoding D-glycero-alpha-D-manno-heptose-1,7-bisphosphate 7-phosphatase, which yields MIKYLFADRDGTLILDKHYLSDPAQVELFPGVSNSLKLLRDNAIKIFVVTNQSGIGRGYFSENDFFACQEALKQLLLEKGVEISDYAFCPHAPEEECSCRKPALGMWEYLSQKHGICADECAMVGDKMEDVVFGIKAGFALSCLVLTGKGEQTARKFHLQRKGEPTGFSSEVFGIKQEKTKCYLVSTLSSLSDFIIKDSRD from the coding sequence ATGATTAAATATCTTTTCGCAGACAGGGACGGAACGCTTATTCTCGATAAGCATTATCTTTCCGACCCCGCCCAAGTGGAACTTTTTCCGGGGGTGTCAAATTCCTTGAAATTGTTACGGGATAATGCTATTAAGATTTTTGTGGTAACAAACCAATCCGGAATTGGCAGAGGCTATTTTTCAGAAAATGATTTTTTTGCCTGCCAAGAGGCGCTGAAACAGCTCTTGCTTGAAAAGGGTGTGGAAATTTCCGATTACGCCTTTTGCCCCCATGCGCCGGAGGAAGAATGTTCCTGCCGCAAGCCCGCCCTCGGAATGTGGGAATACTTATCGCAAAAACATGGCATTTGCGCGGATGAATGCGCCATGGTCGGGGATAAGATGGAAGATGTCGTTTTTGGAATAAAAGCGGGGTTTGCGCTTTCCTGTTTGGTTTTGACCGGAAAAGGAGAACAGACGGCACGGAAATTTCATCTGCAAAGGAAAGGAGAACCTACGGGGTTTTCAAGTGAAGTTTTTGGAATAAAACAAGAAAAAACAAAATGTTATCTTGTTTCAACTTTGTCATCATTGAGTGATTTCATTATAAAAGACAGCAGAGATTAG